The following proteins are co-located in the Fusobacterium simiae genome:
- a CDS encoding acyl-CoA dehydrogenase family protein — translation MYNLKFSEEQDRIRQMVKEFAEKEVAPGAKERDLNEDFLATKDLLKKMGKLGLMGIPYAKEYGGAGLGYVEYALAGFELNKVDASLGISYSV, via the coding sequence ATGTACAATTTAAAATTTTCAGAAGAACAAGATAGAATTAGACAAATGGTTAAAGAATTTGCTGAAAAAGAAGTTGCTCCAGGAGCAAAAGAAAGAGATTTGAATGAAGATTTTTTAGCAACTAAAGATTTATTAAAAAAAATGGGTAAGTTAGGACTTATGGGTATTCCTTATGCTAAAGAATATGGAGGAGCAGGACTTGGATATGTTGAATATGCTTTAGCAGGATTTGAATTAAATAAAGTCGATGCTTCATTAGGAATATCTTATTCTGTTC
- a CDS encoding GntP family permease, protein MMETYQVLVLFIAIILFSILAFKKISAVILGPLLALLVILATQMPIFDTMLSNYMEVAADYVRRYFLIFFLGALFGVIYQYTHAAESIANQLIKMTKGKYTASLIMFITGILTFGGISGFVVFFAIYPIAVQLFKDSNLTRRLMPAAISAGTWTWSMNAPGSPSIQNIIPMRSLGTSSMASPVAGFAAMFAQIILIVLWLEYRSKKFTARGIVFDDPLLKPIEGIGKVYKDEELPSPLLAIIPPILILVLFNILKFPLEGAVLGGCICAIIFFYKRIEKGVEGWIEVLNKGAQNSVIAIMNTALVVGFAGVVSKTKGFSVLIDKLKSMKLSPAWFVAITVSIAAGAAGSASGGLGVAFAALGDVYKTLPISPESIHRIAAIAAGTLDSLPHQGAQITLLAICGLTHKEGYLDIGVTQILIPFIALAGVCIPLIQLGF, encoded by the coding sequence ATGATGGAGACATATCAAGTTCTAGTTTTATTTATTGCAATAATATTATTTTCTATTTTAGCTTTTAAAAAAATTAGTGCGGTTATTTTAGGACCTTTATTAGCTTTATTAGTTATTTTAGCAACTCAAATGCCAATTTTTGACACTATGTTATCAAATTACATGGAAGTGGCAGCTGATTATGTTAGAAGATATTTCTTAATTTTCTTTTTGGGGGCTTTATTTGGAGTTATTTATCAGTATACTCATGCAGCAGAATCAATTGCAAATCAATTGATAAAAATGACAAAAGGAAAATATACAGCTTCACTTATTATGTTTATAACCGGAATATTAACTTTTGGGGGAATTAGTGGTTTTGTAGTTTTCTTTGCCATTTATCCAATAGCAGTCCAATTATTTAAAGATTCTAACCTAACAAGAAGACTTATGCCTGCTGCTATTTCTGCGGGAACATGGACTTGGTCTATGAATGCTCCAGGTAGCCCATCCATACAAAATATTATTCCAATGAGAAGTTTGGGAACATCTTCTATGGCATCACCTGTTGCTGGATTTGCTGCAATGTTTGCTCAAATAATACTTATAGTTTTATGGTTAGAATACAGAAGCAAAAAATTTACTGCAAGAGGCATTGTGTTTGATGATCCTTTATTGAAACCTATTGAAGGAATTGGAAAAGTGTATAAAGATGAAGAGTTACCAAGCCCTTTATTAGCAATAATTCCACCTATTTTAATATTAGTATTATTTAATATATTAAAATTTCCATTGGAAGGTGCAGTATTAGGAGGATGTATTTGTGCAATAATTTTCTTCTATAAAAGAATAGAAAAAGGAGTAGAAGGTTGGATTGAAGTTTTAAACAAAGGAGCTCAAAACTCTGTTATAGCTATAATGAATACAGCCTTAGTGGTTGGTTTTGCAGGGGTAGTTAGCAAAACAAAAGGTTTTTCTGTGTTGATTGATAAATTAAAATCAATGAAATTATCTCCAGCATGGTTCGTTGCAATAACAGTATCTATTGCTGCTGGTGCAGCAGGTTCAGCTTCTGGAGGGTTAGGAGTCGCTTTTGCAGCCCTTGGAGATGTATATAAAACATTACCAATTAGTCCTGAAAGCATTCATCGTATAGCAGCTATAGCTGCGGGAACCTTGGATTCATTGCCACATCAGGGAGCTCAAATAACATTATTAGCAATTTGTGGATTAACACATAAAGAAGGATATTTAGATATAGGTGTAACTCAAATATTAATTCCATTTATTGCTTTAGCAGGAGTTTGTATTCCATTAATACAACTAGGTTTTTAG
- a CDS encoding acyl CoA:acetate/3-ketoacid CoA transferase, whose product MSLKFISKEEAANLIKDNSTLVTSGFVECSNPEALEYALEERYEKTGSPKNITLIHAAGQGDGDSKAINHFGREGLLKRIIAGHFNKAPKVGKLIIEDKIEAYNLPQGTISQLFRDIAGKRVGTITHVGLQTFVDPRVEGGKLNKVTTEDIVSLINIDGKERLFYKAFNLDFAFIKGSVCDERGNVSMEDDVVPTEVLSIAQAVHNCGGKVIVQVDNVVKDGSLDPKLVKVPRIYVDYIVVVDDPKLKQPVFGIDYCPELTGKKMLSTQISNKTMPLDVRKIIARRAAMELKEGTIVNLGIGMPEKISEVSTEEGINDYMTLTVEAGPIGGIPQADNAFGSSLDAEAIIDQPYQFDFYDGGGLDIAYLGLAQVDEKGNVNVSKFGTRIAGCGGFINITQNAKKVVYCGTFTTKGLSIGVNSGKLIIKEEGKAKKFLKNVEQITFSGDYAKSMKQSVLYITERAVFELKEEGLTLIETAPGIDIQKDILDLMDFKPLIDKNLKEMDSRIFKEERMNLKN is encoded by the coding sequence ATGAGTTTAAAATTTATTAGTAAAGAAGAAGCTGCAAATTTAATAAAAGATAATTCTACTCTTGTTACTTCTGGATTTGTAGAATGTTCCAACCCAGAAGCATTAGAATATGCTTTAGAGGAAAGATATGAAAAAACAGGAAGCCCTAAAAATATAACACTTATCCATGCTGCTGGACAAGGAGACGGAGATAGTAAAGCAATTAACCATTTTGGTAGAGAAGGACTTTTAAAAAGAATAATAGCAGGACATTTCAATAAAGCACCTAAAGTTGGAAAACTAATAATTGAAGATAAAATTGAAGCATATAATCTTCCTCAAGGAACTATTTCTCAATTATTTAGAGATATAGCTGGGAAAAGAGTAGGAACAATCACACATGTTGGATTACAAACTTTTGTAGATCCAAGAGTTGAAGGAGGAAAATTAAATAAAGTTACAACAGAAGATATAGTTTCTTTAATAAATATAGATGGAAAAGAGAGATTATTCTATAAAGCATTTAATTTAGATTTTGCATTTATTAAAGGAAGTGTATGCGATGAAAGAGGAAATGTATCAATGGAAGATGATGTAGTTCCAACAGAAGTCCTTTCAATCGCACAAGCTGTACATAATTGTGGAGGAAAAGTTATTGTACAAGTTGATAATGTTGTAAAAGATGGAAGTTTAGATCCAAAACTTGTAAAAGTTCCAAGAATTTACGTTGACTATATAGTTGTAGTAGATGATCCTAAATTAAAACAACCAGTTTTTGGTATTGACTATTGTCCTGAGTTGACTGGAAAAAAGATGTTATCTACTCAAATTTCAAATAAAACAATGCCATTAGATGTTAGAAAAATAATAGCTAGAAGAGCAGCTATGGAGTTAAAAGAAGGTACTATTGTAAATCTTGGAATAGGAATGCCAGAAAAAATTTCTGAAGTTTCTACTGAAGAAGGAATAAATGACTATATGACATTAACAGTTGAGGCTGGTCCTATTGGTGGAATACCTCAAGCAGATAATGCTTTTGGTTCATCATTAGATGCAGAGGCAATAATAGATCAACCTTATCAATTTGATTTCTATGATGGAGGAGGACTAGATATTGCATATTTAGGACTAGCTCAAGTAGATGAAAAAGGAAATGTTAATGTTAGTAAATTTGGAACAAGAATAGCAGGTTGTGGAGGTTTTATAAATATAACACAAAATGCTAAAAAAGTTGTTTATTGTGGAACTTTTACTACAAAAGGCCTATCTATTGGTGTTAATAGTGGAAAATTAATAATAAAAGAAGAAGGAAAAGCTAAAAAATTTTTAAAGAATGTAGAACAAATAACATTTTCAGGGGATTATGCTAAATCTATGAAACAAAGTGTTTTATATATCACAGAAAGAGCAGTATTTGAATTAAAAGAAGAAGGACTTACTTTAATTGAAACAGCTCCAGGCATTGATATACAAAAAGATATTTTAGATTTAATGGATTTTAAGCCTCTTATAGACAAAAATTTAAAAGAAATGGATAGTAGAATTTTTAAAGAAGAAAGAATGAATCTAAAAAATTAA
- a CDS encoding enoyl-CoA hydratase-related protein → MSTNYENLIFEEKDGIGFIKMNRPKALNALSKELLTELQQVVEYVEKTPSIKGVIITGEGKAFVAGADISLMVNYNSEEGRSYCKFAQSIFNRIENLEKPVIAAVNGYALGGGCELSMSCDIRIAGEKAMFGQPEVNLGIIPCFGGTQRLSRLVGTGVAKTLIFTADFIDAQEAYRIGLANKVVPQDSLLEEAEKMMRKIMTKGPIAVKYGKVAINKGYNMSLTDGLELETDLGALCFATEDKNEGMKAFLEKREAKFSEK, encoded by the coding sequence ATGAGTACAAACTATGAAAATTTGATTTTTGAAGAAAAAGATGGGATAGGATTTATAAAAATGAATCGTCCAAAGGCATTAAATGCTTTAAGTAAAGAATTACTAACTGAACTTCAACAAGTGGTTGAGTATGTGGAAAAAACTCCTTCTATTAAAGGTGTAATTATCACTGGAGAAGGAAAAGCATTTGTAGCAGGAGCAGATATATCTTTAATGGTAAATTACAACAGTGAAGAAGGAAGAAGTTATTGTAAGTTTGCTCAATCTATTTTTAACAGAATTGAAAATTTGGAAAAACCTGTAATCGCAGCTGTAAATGGTTATGCACTAGGTGGAGGTTGTGAACTTTCAATGTCTTGTGATATCCGTATTGCTGGAGAAAAAGCTATGTTTGGACAACCAGAGGTTAATTTAGGAATTATTCCATGTTTTGGTGGTACACAAAGACTTAGTCGTTTAGTTGGAACTGGTGTCGCAAAAACTTTAATTTTTACAGCAGACTTTATAGATGCTCAAGAAGCATATAGAATAGGTTTAGCAAATAAAGTGGTACCACAAGATAGTTTATTAGAAGAAGCAGAAAAAATGATGAGAAAGATTATGACAAAAGGACCAATAGCTGTTAAATATGGAAAGGTTGCTATTAACAAAGGTTATAATATGTCTTTAACAGATGGATTAGAACTTGAAACTGATTTAGGAGCATTATGTTTTGCAACTGAAGACAAAAATGAAGGAATGAAGGCATTTTTAGAAAAGAGAGAAGCTAAATTTAGTGAAAAATAA
- a CDS encoding winged helix-turn-helix transcriptional regulator gives MEDLKEERNVKFNCPLELTMDIVKGKWQCVILWHLRLGPLRFGQLQRRLPGVTQKMLSQQLLKLEQDCLLTRKVYPIIPPKVEYSLTEVGESFIPILHSMYSWGKNYSKMFGVRVDTSFYEAILEYERKQKNR, from the coding sequence ATGGAAGATTTAAAAGAAGAAAGAAACGTAAAATTTAATTGTCCTTTAGAACTAACAATGGATATAGTAAAAGGTAAATGGCAATGTGTTATCTTATGGCATTTGAGATTAGGTCCATTAAGATTTGGACAATTACAGCGTAGATTACCTGGAGTTACTCAAAAAATGTTATCACAACAATTATTAAAATTAGAACAAGATTGTCTATTAACTAGAAAAGTTTATCCTATTATCCCTCCAAAAGTGGAGTATTCATTAACTGAAGTGGGAGAATCATTTATTCCCATTTTACATTCAATGTATTCTTGGGGTAAAAATTATTCAAAAATGTTTGGTGTTAGAGTTGACACTTCTTTTTATGAAGCTATTTTAGAATATGAGAGAAAACAAAAAAACAGGTAA
- a CDS encoding YbaN family protein has translation MENLKKKIYICVGLLSVVLGIIGAFLPVMPTVPFLLVALFCFERSSKKYHNMILNNKYFGKVLKDYYEGRGLTISVKIKAILFLSCGIGFSVYKIQHLHLKIMLIVIWLGVVFHIILLKTKPKEK, from the coding sequence ATGGAAAATTTAAAGAAAAAAATTTATATATGTGTCGGACTTCTATCAGTAGTATTAGGTATAATAGGTGCTTTTCTTCCAGTAATGCCAACTGTTCCATTTTTGCTTGTAGCATTATTTTGTTTTGAGAGATCATCTAAAAAATATCATAATATGATACTTAACAATAAATACTTTGGAAAAGTTTTAAAAGATTACTATGAAGGTAGAGGTCTAACTATTTCTGTGAAAATAAAAGCAATATTATTCTTAAGTTGTGGTATAGGTTTTTCAGTTTATAAAATACAACACTTGCATTTAAAAATAATGTTGATTGTTATTTGGCTAGGAGTAGTTTTTCATATTATATTATTAAAAACTAAACCTAAAGAAAAATAA